The following proteins are co-located in the Massilia litorea genome:
- the rpsM gene encoding 30S ribosomal protein S13, giving the protein MARIAGVNIPNHQHTVIGLTAIYGVGRPRSQKICDATGIATNKKVKDLDDNELEKLRDEVAKFVVEGDLRRELSMNIKRLMDLGCYRGMRHRKGLPVRGQRTRTNARTRKGPRKAAQSLKK; this is encoded by the coding sequence ATGGCACGTATTGCAGGGGTTAACATCCCAAATCATCAGCACACTGTTATCGGCCTGACGGCGATCTACGGTGTTGGCCGTCCGCGCTCGCAGAAGATCTGCGATGCGACCGGTATCGCGACCAACAAGAAGGTCAAGGACCTCGACGATAACGAACTCGAGAAGCTGCGTGACGAAGTCGCGAAGTTTGTCGTGGAAGGCGATCTGCGCCGCGAACTGTCCATGAACATCAAGCGTCTGATGGATCTGGGCTGCTACCGCGGCATGCGTCACCGTAAGGGTCTGCCAGTGCGCGGTCAGCGTACCCGCACCAATGCACGTACCCGCAAAGGTCCGCGCAAGGCCGCTCAATCGCTGAAGAAATAA
- the rpmJ gene encoding 50S ribosomal protein L36, whose amino-acid sequence MKVNASVKRICRNCKIIKRKGVVRVICVEPRHKQRQG is encoded by the coding sequence ATGAAAGTTAATGCTTCAGTCAAGCGGATCTGCCGCAACTGCAAGATCATCAAGCGCAAGGGCGTGGTCCGTGTGATCTGCGTCGAGCCGCGTCACAAGCAGCGTCAAGGTTAA
- the dsbD gene encoding protein-disulfide reductase DsbD yields the protein MSVSRFRAAHTRLLAALTLLFVSLVLLAAPGRAEDFLDPAVAFKFSARMEGERTAVVTYDIAPGYYMYRERFTFTATGAKLGGPQIPPGKVKYDQTFEKNVETYHGSVTIRIPVESGSAFTLNATSQGCADAGLCYPPQEHSARLTAAAGSSEASIPIGANAQPPSSIALSSAPLSEGPASVAAPGASSTPATAPAAASAVPQSPAPGTVPAASAPAANPAGTPSDMAGIGAILQGGRLLAIVPAFALLGLGLAFTPCVLPMVPILSSIIVGEGGKTRRSRGLVLSVTYSLGMAIVYTALGVAAGLIGEGLSAALQNPWVLGAFSLLIVAMAMSMFGFYELQVPASMQTKLANASGRQASGKLAGVFAMGAISALIVGPCVAAPLAGALVYISQTRDVLVGGAALFSMAIGMSIPLLLVGVSAGSLLPRAGAWMDTVKRFFGVLMLGMALWLVSPVLPPLLQMILWAALLLGYGAYLLSRRGHWAAIACGAAFGILGALQLVGAATGGRDPLAPLAHLTGTPKHALTFKRVKTVAELDAVLAANAGKTAMLDFYADWCVSCKEMEKLTFIDPAVQAKLANTMLLQVDVTANDAHDKAMLKRFGLFGPPGIIFFDRAGKEISDSRVIGYQNAAKFLNSLQKLE from the coding sequence ATGTCCGTCTCCCGTTTTCGTGCAGCCCATACGCGCCTGCTGGCCGCGCTGACGCTGCTGTTCGTCTCGCTCGTGCTGCTGGCGGCACCTGGCCGCGCCGAGGATTTCCTCGATCCTGCGGTCGCCTTCAAATTCTCCGCGCGCATGGAAGGCGAACGCACGGCCGTCGTCACCTACGACATCGCCCCCGGCTACTACATGTACCGCGAGCGTTTTACATTTACGGCGACCGGAGCGAAGCTGGGCGGGCCGCAAATCCCGCCAGGCAAGGTCAAATACGACCAGACTTTCGAAAAGAACGTCGAAACTTACCACGGGAGCGTAACGATCCGCATCCCCGTCGAAAGCGGGTCCGCCTTCACGCTGAACGCCACCAGCCAGGGCTGCGCCGACGCCGGCCTGTGCTACCCGCCGCAGGAACACAGCGCGCGATTGACGGCCGCCGCCGGATCCTCCGAGGCGAGCATACCGATCGGCGCGAATGCACAGCCGCCGTCGTCGATCGCGCTGTCGTCCGCGCCCCTCAGCGAAGGGCCGGCAAGCGTCGCCGCCCCGGGCGCGAGCAGCACGCCCGCCACGGCGCCGGCGGCCGCGAGCGCGGTGCCGCAGAGCCCGGCACCCGGCACCGTGCCGGCGGCCAGTGCGCCCGCGGCCAATCCTGCCGGCACGCCCTCCGACATGGCCGGTATCGGCGCCATCCTGCAAGGCGGGCGCCTGCTCGCCATTGTCCCCGCCTTCGCGCTGCTCGGCCTGGGCCTGGCGTTCACACCCTGCGTGCTGCCGATGGTGCCGATCCTGTCGTCCATCATCGTGGGGGAGGGCGGCAAGACCAGACGCTCGCGCGGCCTGGTGCTGTCGGTCACCTATTCGCTCGGCATGGCCATCGTCTACACGGCGCTCGGCGTAGCCGCCGGCCTGATCGGGGAGGGCTTGTCGGCCGCCCTGCAAAACCCGTGGGTGCTGGGCGCCTTCTCCCTGTTGATCGTCGCGATGGCGATGTCGATGTTCGGTTTTTATGAGCTGCAGGTGCCCGCTTCGATGCAAACGAAACTGGCCAATGCGTCCGGGCGCCAGGCGTCGGGCAAGCTGGCCGGCGTGTTCGCCATGGGTGCGATTTCCGCCCTGATCGTCGGGCCCTGCGTGGCTGCCCCGCTGGCCGGCGCCCTGGTCTACATCAGCCAGACGAGAGACGTGCTGGTCGGCGGCGCCGCGCTGTTTTCGATGGCGATCGGCATGAGCATCCCGCTGCTGCTGGTGGGCGTCTCCGCCGGCTCGCTGCTGCCGCGCGCCGGCGCCTGGATGGACACCGTCAAGCGCTTCTTCGGCGTACTGATGCTGGGCATGGCGCTGTGGCTGGTCTCTCCGGTCTTGCCGCCGTTGCTGCAGATGATCCTGTGGGCTGCGCTGCTGCTCGGCTACGGTGCGTATCTGCTGAGCCGGCGCGGGCACTGGGCGGCCATCGCCTGCGGCGCCGCATTCGGCATCCTGGGTGCCTTGCAGCTGGTTGGCGCCGCCACGGGCGGGCGCGACCCGCTCGCACCGCTGGCACACCTGACGGGTACGCCAAAACACGCGCTGACCTTCAAGCGCGTGAAAACCGTGGCCGAGCTCGATGCGGTGCTGGCCGCGAACGCCGGCAAGACGGCCATGCTCGACTTTTATGCCGACTGGTGCGTGTCGTGCAAGGAGATGGAGAAGCTGACCTTCATCGATCCCGCGGTGCAGGCCAAGCTGGCCAATACGATGCTGCTGCAGGTCGACGTGACCGCCAACGATGCGCACGACAAGGCGATGCTGAAACGGTTTGGCCTGTTCGGCCCACCGGGGATCATTTTCTTCGACCGGGCGGGCAAGGAGATCAGTGACAGCCGCGTGATCGGCTACCAGAATGCCGCCAAATTCCTGAATTCGCTGCAAAAGCTCGAGTAG
- a CDS encoding efflux RND transporter periplasmic adaptor subunit, which yields MKKNTLAVIAIVVAAGAGGAWYMNRGAHAEAESAQGGAGGKGGAQPPTTVNVITPQRQDVGVDVAANGTVTPQRTVDLRPQTTSTIRQVHIKEGQFVKAGQLMFSLDDRSDRASVAQAEAEVARGRASLADLERQYKRSQDLVAQKFLAQSAVDTLRSQVEGARAALAASSAAVRASQVNASYTSIRAPMAGRVGAINVYPGSLVQPATSLTTVTQLDPIDVAFTLPESSLGSLLAAQKQGKVAVEASTGADAKPVTGELSFVDNTVDPTSGTIRVKAQFGNSDGLLWPGQYVNTRVTVRTIKDAVVIPQNAIIINAQGTFVYVAEKDGTARQVPIARQHAFGLNAAVTGLNGDEQVITEGKQNLRPGGKVRLAGAKQQGTQQAAPAGKDKAA from the coding sequence ATGAAAAAGAATACTCTCGCAGTGATCGCCATTGTCGTGGCCGCTGGTGCCGGCGGCGCCTGGTACATGAACCGGGGCGCCCATGCCGAAGCCGAAAGCGCACAGGGCGGCGCGGGTGGAAAGGGCGGCGCGCAGCCGCCGACCACCGTCAACGTGATCACTCCGCAGCGCCAGGATGTCGGCGTGGACGTTGCCGCGAACGGCACCGTCACGCCGCAACGCACCGTCGACCTGCGTCCGCAGACGACCAGCACGATCCGGCAGGTCCACATCAAGGAAGGCCAGTTCGTGAAAGCCGGTCAATTGATGTTCTCCTTGGATGACCGCAGCGACCGCGCCAGCGTGGCGCAGGCCGAAGCGGAAGTGGCGCGCGGCCGTGCCAGCCTGGCCGACCTCGAGCGCCAGTACAAGCGCAGCCAGGACCTGGTGGCCCAGAAATTCCTGGCGCAAAGCGCCGTCGACACATTGAGGAGCCAGGTCGAGGGCGCCAGAGCCGCCCTGGCCGCCAGCAGCGCCGCCGTGCGCGCCAGCCAGGTGAACGCCAGCTACACGAGCATCCGCGCACCGATGGCGGGCCGCGTCGGCGCGATCAATGTCTATCCGGGCAGCCTGGTGCAGCCGGCAACCTCATTGACCACCGTCACCCAGCTCGACCCGATCGACGTCGCGTTTACGCTGCCGGAATCGAGCCTCGGTTCGCTGCTGGCCGCGCAGAAGCAGGGCAAGGTGGCAGTCGAAGCCAGCACCGGCGCCGATGCGAAACCGGTGACCGGCGAACTGAGTTTCGTCGACAACACGGTCGACCCGACCAGCGGCACCATCCGCGTGAAAGCGCAGTTCGGCAACAGCGACGGCCTGCTGTGGCCGGGGCAATACGTGAACACGCGCGTCACCGTGCGCACGATAAAGGACGCGGTGGTGATTCCGCAGAATGCGATTATCATCAACGCGCAAGGCACCTTCGTCTACGTGGCCGAGAAGGATGGCACCGCGCGCCAGGTGCCGATTGCACGCCAGCATGCGTTCGGCCTGAATGCGGCGGTGACGGGCCTGAACGGCGACGAGCAGGTCATTACCGAAGGCAAGCAGAACCTGCGTCCGGGCGGCAAGGTACGGCTCGCGGGAGCGAAGCAGCAAGGCACGCAACAAGCTGCGCCGGCAGGAAAGGATAAAGCGGCATGA
- the rplQ gene encoding 50S ribosomal protein L17 — MRHRHGLRKLNRTSSHRLAMLRNMTVSLLRHEAIKTTVPKAKELRRVIEPILTLGKTDTLANKRLAFARLRDREMVQKLFAELGPRYANRNGGYLRILKMGFRVGDNAPMAYVELLDRPEVTSADEAPTAE; from the coding sequence ATGCGTCACCGTCACGGCCTCCGTAAGCTGAACCGTACCTCGTCCCACCGTCTCGCCATGCTGCGCAACATGACCGTCTCGCTGCTGCGTCATGAAGCCATCAAGACCACCGTGCCAAAAGCCAAGGAACTGCGTCGCGTCATCGAGCCGATCCTGACCCTGGGCAAGACCGACACGCTGGCCAACAAGCGCCTGGCATTCGCCCGCCTGCGCGACCGCGAAATGGTGCAGAAGCTGTTCGCCGAACTGGGCCCACGTTACGCCAACCGTAACGGCGGCTACCTGCGCATCCTGAAAATGGGTTTCCGCGTGGGCGACAACGCGCCAATGGCGTATGTCGAGCTGCTGGACCGTCCGGAAGTCACCTCGGCCGACGAAGCACCGACCGCTGAGTAA
- the rpsD gene encoding 30S ribosomal protein S4 translates to MARYIGPKAKLSRREGTDLFLKSARRSLDSKCKLDVKPGQHGVKSGARTSDYGNQLREKQKVKRMYGILERQFRRYFAEASRKKGNTGETLLKLLESRLDNVTYRMGFGSTRAEARQLVSHKAFTVNGNVVNIASYAVKTGDVIAVREKAKKQVRIVEALSLAEQIGMPSWVSVDAKKMEGTFRSFPERNEIAADVNEALIVELYSR, encoded by the coding sequence GTGGCACGTTATATCGGACCAAAAGCAAAACTGTCGCGCCGTGAAGGCACCGACCTGTTCCTCAAGAGCGCACGCCGCTCGCTCGACTCGAAGTGCAAACTGGACGTCAAGCCAGGCCAGCACGGTGTCAAGTCGGGTGCCCGCACCTCGGACTACGGCAACCAGCTGCGCGAAAAGCAGAAGGTCAAGCGCATGTACGGTATCCTCGAGCGCCAGTTCCGCCGCTACTTCGCTGAAGCGTCGCGCAAGAAGGGCAACACCGGCGAAACCCTGCTGAAGCTGCTGGAATCGCGCCTGGACAACGTCACCTACCGCATGGGCTTCGGCTCGACCCGCGCTGAAGCGCGTCAGCTGGTGAGCCACAAGGCCTTCACCGTCAACGGTAACGTCGTGAACATCGCTTCGTACGCTGTCAAGACCGGCGACGTCATCGCCGTTCGCGAAAAGGCGAAGAAGCAAGTGCGTATCGTCGAAGCCCTGTCGCTGGCTGAACAGATCGGCATGCCGAGCTGGGTGTCGGTCGACGCGAAGAAGATGGAAGGCACCTTCCGTTCGTTCCCAGAGCGTAACGAGATCGCCGCTGACGTCAACGAAGCACTGATCGTCGAACTGTACTCGCGTTAA
- a CDS encoding Spy/CpxP family protein refolding chaperone, whose product MKTLHKNVLIALTALGIAGAAVAQTAPVQPQEGRHGQAVSAEQRAAFKAERQAKRAEWQAQREAKLRAELKLTRQQEPAFAAFIAAGKPAQGPQARAEHEKLAALPAPQRLQQQIERQKQRTARMEARLAALNNLYAVLTPEQKQVLDSKAMRFGGRHHGHRGGQHGERGAALQS is encoded by the coding sequence ATGAAAACTCTTCACAAAAATGTCTTGATCGCCCTGACCGCCCTCGGTATCGCCGGCGCCGCCGTCGCCCAGACTGCCCCTGTCCAGCCGCAGGAAGGCCGCCATGGCCAGGCCGTCAGCGCCGAACAGCGCGCGGCATTCAAAGCCGAGCGCCAGGCCAAGCGCGCCGAATGGCAAGCCCAGCGTGAAGCCAAGCTGCGTGCCGAGCTCAAGCTGACCCGGCAGCAGGAACCGGCTTTCGCCGCCTTCATCGCAGCCGGCAAGCCCGCACAGGGCCCGCAAGCCCGTGCCGAGCACGAGAAGCTGGCGGCCCTACCCGCGCCGCAGCGCCTGCAGCAGCAGATCGAGCGCCAGAAGCAGCGCACCGCCCGCATGGAAGCGCGCCTGGCGGCCTTGAACAACCTGTATGCCGTGCTCACGCCGGAGCAGAAGCAGGTGTTGGACAGCAAAGCGATGCGTTTCGGCGGCAGGCATCACGGTCATCGCGGTGGTCAGCACGGCGAGCGTGGCGCGGCGCTGCAAAGCTAA
- the infA gene encoding translation initiation factor IF-1, which translates to MAKDDVIQMQGEILENLPNATFRVKLENGHVVLGHISGKMRMNYIRILPGDKVTVELTPYDLSRARIVFRTK; encoded by the coding sequence ATGGCAAAAGACGACGTCATCCAAATGCAAGGCGAGATTCTCGAGAATCTCCCAAATGCGACATTTCGCGTAAAGCTGGAAAACGGGCATGTGGTCCTGGGGCATATCTCGGGTAAAATGCGGATGAACTATATCCGCATTCTCCCGGGAGACAAGGTAACGGTCGAGTTGACGCCGTACGACTTGTCCCGGGCGCGCATCGTATTCCGCACCAAGTAA
- the rpsK gene encoding 30S ribosomal protein S11, with protein MAKQQSSAAAARVRKKVKKNVAEGIAHVHASFNNTIITITDRQGNALSWATSGGAGFKGSRKSTPFAAQVAAEAAGKVAQESGVKNLEVRIKGPGPGRESAVRALNNLGIKITEIQDVTPVPHNGCRPPKRRRI; from the coding sequence ATGGCCAAGCAACAAAGCAGCGCAGCAGCAGCGCGCGTCCGTAAGAAAGTCAAGAAGAACGTGGCTGAGGGCATCGCCCACGTCCACGCTTCGTTCAACAACACCATCATCACGATCACCGATCGCCAGGGCAATGCCCTGTCGTGGGCGACGTCGGGTGGCGCAGGCTTCAAAGGCTCGCGTAAATCGACCCCGTTCGCGGCTCAGGTCGCTGCTGAAGCAGCCGGCAAGGTCGCCCAGGAAAGCGGCGTGAAGAACCTGGAAGTGCGCATCAAGGGCCCAGGCCCAGGCCGTGAATCGGCTGTCCGTGCACTGAACAACCTCGGCATCAAGATCACCGAGATCCAGGACGTGACGCCAGTGCCGCACAACGGCTGCCGTCCTCCAAAGCGTCGTCGTATCTAA
- a CDS encoding DNA-directed RNA polymerase subunit alpha, with protein MQNSLLKPRIIDVEALGAGHAKVVMEPFERGYGHTLGNALRRVLLSSMIGYAPTEVTIAGVVHEYSSLDGVQEDVVDLLLNLKGVVFKVHNRDSVTLTLKKEGEGAVLASDIDLPHDVELINPDHVIAHLTAGGKLDMQIKVEKGRGYVPGNVRRLSEDTNKTIGRIILDASFSPVRRVSYAVESARVEQRTDLDKLIINIETNGVITPEEAIRQSARVLVDQLNVFAALEGTEAAAEAPSRAPLVDPILLRPVDDLELTVRSANCLKAENIYYIGDLIQRSENELLKTPNLGRKSLNEIKEVLASRGLTLGMKLENWPPAGLEK; from the coding sequence ATGCAAAATAGTTTGTTGAAGCCACGTATCATCGATGTCGAAGCACTCGGTGCCGGTCACGCCAAAGTCGTGATGGAGCCGTTCGAGCGTGGCTATGGCCACACGCTGGGCAACGCACTGCGCCGCGTCCTGCTGTCGTCGATGATCGGCTACGCGCCGACCGAAGTCACCATCGCCGGCGTCGTGCACGAGTACTCGTCGCTCGACGGCGTGCAGGAAGACGTCGTCGACCTGCTGCTGAACCTGAAGGGCGTCGTGTTCAAGGTGCACAACCGTGACTCCGTGACCCTGACCCTGAAAAAGGAAGGCGAAGGCGCCGTCCTGGCATCGGACATCGATCTGCCGCATGACGTGGAACTGATCAACCCGGATCACGTGATCGCTCACCTGACCGCCGGTGGCAAGCTGGACATGCAGATCAAGGTCGAAAAAGGCCGTGGCTATGTTCCTGGTAACGTCCGTCGCCTGTCGGAAGACACGAACAAGACGATCGGCCGCATCATCCTGGACGCATCGTTCTCGCCAGTGCGCCGCGTGTCGTACGCCGTCGAATCGGCGCGCGTCGAACAGCGTACCGACCTGGACAAGCTGATCATCAACATCGAGACCAACGGCGTCATCACCCCGGAAGAGGCGATTCGCCAGTCGGCACGCGTGCTGGTCGACCAGCTGAACGTGTTCGCCGCCCTGGAAGGCACGGAAGCCGCCGCCGAAGCACCATCGCGTGCTCCGTTGGTCGATCCGATCCTGCTGCGTCCAGTCGACGACCTGGAACTGACCGTCCGTTCGGCCAACTGCCTGAAAGCAGAAAACATCTATTACATCGGCGACCTGATCCAGCGTTCGGAAAACGAACTGCTCAAGACGCCGAACCTGGGCCGCAAGTCGCTCAACGAAATCAAGGAAGTCCTTGCTTCGCGCGGCCTGACCCTCGGTATGAAGCTGGAAAACTGGCCGCCTGCCGGCCTGGAAAAGTAA
- a CDS encoding response regulator — protein MDNPSTILIVDDDRDIRQLLADYLESNGYRALAAADGVAMWKILDEARPDLIVLDLNLPGDDGLTLCRKLRATSSLPVIMLTARNEPLDRILGLEMGADDYLPKPFEPRELLARIRSVLRRSHAMPSNAPAENVQQMRFSGWTLDLTARHLLNPDGMVIMLSGAEFRLLRVFLEHPNRVLNRDQLLNLTQGRDADPFDRSIDIQISRLRQKLGEDARMPQIIKTVRNGGYVLAGQVTVEPAA, from the coding sequence ATGGACAATCCATCTACCATCCTCATCGTCGACGACGACCGCGACATCCGCCAGTTGCTGGCCGACTACCTCGAGTCGAACGGCTACCGCGCGCTGGCCGCCGCCGACGGCGTGGCGATGTGGAAGATCCTCGACGAGGCTCGTCCCGACCTGATCGTGCTCGACCTGAACCTGCCGGGCGACGACGGCCTGACGCTGTGCCGCAAGCTGCGCGCCACCTCCAGCCTGCCGGTGATCATGCTTACGGCGAGAAACGAGCCGCTCGACCGCATCCTCGGCCTGGAAATGGGCGCCGACGATTACCTCCCGAAACCCTTCGAGCCGCGCGAGCTGCTGGCGCGCATCCGCAGCGTGCTGCGCCGCTCGCATGCGATGCCCTCGAATGCCCCGGCCGAGAACGTGCAGCAGATGCGCTTTTCGGGCTGGACCCTGGACCTGACGGCGCGCCACCTGCTCAATCCGGACGGCATGGTGATCATGCTGTCGGGCGCCGAGTTCCGCCTGCTGCGCGTCTTCCTCGAACACCCGAACCGCGTCCTGAACCGCGACCAGCTGCTGAACCTGACGCAAGGGCGCGACGCCGACCCCTTCGACCGCTCGATCGATATCCAGATCAGCCGCCTGCGCCAGAAGCTGGGCGAAGACGCGCGCATGCCGCAAATCATCAAAACCGTGCGTAACGGCGGCTACGTGCTGGCCGGCCAGGTCACCGTGGAGCCCGCAGCGTGA
- a CDS encoding ATP-binding protein, with the protein MKAFLGSMTGRVFATLLLGILISAALTQWLADVERQRVLERQRDQTLIERAEQLIMATEIVPASARRAYLGVANRPGLQLDAGELQPLAPTPSDFARTLTDRLGKEYRIGSAAARPAACANPPRMPLLYGLLSAEWRGACENLNVRLRDGEQLHLSVLPPRSLVLADTDYRAVLALFFVSIAILAYLVARMTTRPLKQLAQAAQDLGNDINRAPLDLTGASEIRQASAAFNAMQARIRQYIFQRTQMLAAITHDLQTPLTRMRLRLEKVSDHELQERLIGDLSAMQAMVREGLDLARSMDTTESMQLLDLDSLLDSVCDDAADASQAVTLAGRSGMALLGRPLDLRRCLGNLIDNAVKYGHQAQVTVDRVNGAARIRVRDSGPGIEQSEQVRVFDPFYRVEISRSRESGGTGLGLTIARNIAEQHGGSISLANHLEGGLEVTLMLPEYYPGK; encoded by the coding sequence GTGAAAGCCTTCCTCGGCTCGATGACGGGCCGTGTCTTTGCCACCTTGCTCCTCGGTATTCTGATTTCGGCTGCGCTCACCCAGTGGCTGGCCGACGTCGAACGCCAGCGCGTGCTCGAACGCCAGCGCGACCAGACCCTGATCGAGCGCGCCGAGCAACTCATCATGGCAACCGAGATCGTGCCGGCCTCGGCCCGACGCGCCTATCTCGGCGTTGCCAACCGTCCCGGCCTGCAGCTCGATGCCGGTGAGCTGCAGCCGCTCGCGCCCACACCCTCGGACTTCGCCCGCACCCTGACCGACAGGCTCGGCAAGGAATACCGGATCGGCAGCGCCGCGGCCCGTCCGGCGGCCTGCGCCAACCCGCCGCGGATGCCGCTGCTGTACGGCCTGCTGAGCGCCGAATGGCGCGGCGCCTGCGAAAACCTGAACGTGCGCCTGCGCGACGGCGAACAATTGCACCTGTCCGTGCTGCCGCCGCGCAGCCTGGTGCTTGCCGATACCGATTACCGCGCCGTGCTGGCGCTGTTTTTTGTCAGCATCGCGATTCTCGCCTACCTCGTCGCGCGCATGACGACCCGTCCGCTGAAACAGCTGGCGCAGGCCGCGCAGGACCTCGGCAACGACATCAACCGCGCCCCGCTCGACCTCACCGGCGCCAGCGAAATCCGGCAAGCGAGCGCGGCCTTCAACGCCATGCAGGCGCGGATTCGCCAGTACATCTTCCAGCGCACGCAGATGCTGGCCGCGATCACCCACGATCTGCAAACGCCGCTCACGCGCATGCGCCTGCGCCTGGAAAAGGTGTCGGACCACGAGCTCCAGGAACGCCTGATCGGCGACTTGTCGGCCATGCAGGCGATGGTGCGGGAGGGACTCGATCTCGCGCGCAGCATGGACACCACCGAAAGCATGCAGCTGCTCGACCTCGATTCGCTACTGGACTCCGTGTGCGACGACGCCGCCGACGCCAGCCAGGCCGTCACGCTGGCGGGGCGCTCGGGCATGGCGCTGCTGGGCCGTCCGCTCGACCTGCGCCGCTGCCTCGGCAACCTGATCGACAACGCGGTGAAATACGGGCACCAGGCCCAGGTCACGGTCGACCGCGTGAACGGTGCAGCGCGCATCCGCGTGCGCGACAGCGGCCCCGGCATCGAGCAATCGGAGCAGGTCCGCGTGTTCGATCCCTTCTACCGTGTCGAGATCTCGCGCTCGCGCGAATCGGGCGGCACCGGCCTGGGCCTGACCATCGCCCGCAACATCGCCGAGCAGCACGGCGGCAGCATCTCCCTGGCGAACCACCTGGAAGGCGGCCTCGAGGTTACCCTCATGCTGCCGGAGTACTACCCGGGCAAATGA
- the secY gene encoding preprotein translocase subunit SecY, with protein MATNSQLGKSAAAGFPWGRLWFLLGALVVYRIGAHIPVPGIDPIALASLFKQNEGGILGMFNMFSGGALSRFTVFALGIMPYISASIIMQLGSIVSPQLEALKKEGEAGRRKITQYTRYFTVALALFQAFGIAVALEAQPGLVLDPGMGFRFVTVVTLLTGTMFLMWLGEQITERGLGNGISIIIFAGIAAGLPSALGGLFTLVSNGSINSIAAIGIVVLVIGVTYAVVFVERGQRKILVNYAKRQVGNKVYGGQTSHLPLKLNMAGVIPPIFASSIILFPATIVDWYTRGKDSSGPFIGFLKDLAASLGTGSPIHALLYAVAIVFFCFFYTALVFNSKETADNLKKSGAFVPGIRPGDQTARYIDKILMRLTLAGAVYITVVCLVPEFLQSFAKVPFYFGGTSLLIIVVVTMDFMAQVQNYVMSQQYESLLRKANFKGGIPTR; from the coding sequence TTGGCGACTAATTCACAACTTGGTAAAAGCGCCGCTGCCGGCTTCCCCTGGGGTCGGTTGTGGTTTTTGCTTGGCGCGTTGGTCGTGTACCGCATCGGTGCTCACATCCCGGTCCCCGGGATTGACCCGATTGCGTTGGCGTCGCTGTTCAAGCAGAACGAAGGCGGCATCCTGGGCATGTTCAACATGTTCTCGGGTGGCGCGTTGTCCCGCTTTACCGTGTTCGCACTCGGGATCATGCCCTACATTTCGGCTTCGATCATCATGCAGCTGGGGTCGATCGTCTCGCCACAGCTCGAAGCGCTGAAGAAAGAGGGCGAAGCAGGGCGCCGCAAGATCACCCAGTACACCCGTTACTTCACGGTGGCACTGGCCTTGTTCCAGGCGTTCGGCATCGCCGTCGCGCTCGAAGCCCAGCCGGGTCTCGTGCTCGATCCAGGCATGGGCTTCCGCTTCGTCACGGTCGTGACCCTGCTTACCGGCACCATGTTCCTCATGTGGCTGGGCGAGCAGATCACCGAACGTGGCCTCGGTAACGGCATTTCGATCATCATCTTCGCCGGTATCGCAGCCGGTCTGCCGTCGGCATTGGGTGGCTTGTTCACTCTGGTGTCGAATGGCTCGATCAACAGTATTGCCGCAATCGGCATTGTCGTCCTGGTGATTGGTGTGACCTATGCGGTGGTGTTCGTGGAACGTGGTCAGCGCAAGATCCTCGTGAATTACGCCAAGCGCCAGGTCGGCAACAAGGTGTACGGTGGCCAAACCAGCCACCTGCCCCTGAAGCTGAACATGGCCGGCGTGATCCCGCCGATCTTCGCGTCGTCGATCATCCTGTTCCCGGCGACGATCGTCGACTGGTACACGCGTGGCAAGGATTCCAGCGGCCCGTTCATCGGGTTCCTGAAAGACCTCGCCGCTTCGCTCGGTACCGGTTCGCCGATCCACGCGTTGCTGTATGCGGTGGCAATCGTGTTTTTCTGCTTCTTCTATACCGCGCTGGTGTTCAACAGCAAGGAAACGGCGGACAACTTGAAGAAAAGCGGTGCGTTTGTGCCTGGCATCCGTCCAGGTGACCAGACGGCCCGCTACATCGACAAGATCCTGATGCGCCTGACTTTGGCTGGTGCGGTCTACATCACCGTCGTGTGCCTGGTGCCGGAGTTCCTGCAGTCGTTTGCGAAAGTTCCTTTCTATTTCGGCGGCACCTCGCTCCTGATCATCGTGGTAGTAACGATGGACTTCATGGCACAAGTGCAGAACTACGTCATGTCGCAGCAATATGAATCGCTGCTGCGGAAGGCGAACTTCAAGGGCGGAATTCCGACGCGATAA